Proteins encoded in a region of the Labrus bergylta chromosome 9, fLabBer1.1, whole genome shotgun sequence genome:
- the insb gene encoding preproinsulin b produces the protein MAGVSWAMSLLLLLALHPPMVSAAPAQHLCGSRLVDALYFVCGERGFFYSRNRPYKRDLDHLLGFLSKRARQEQQRSMESHSEPKVKRGIVEQCCHRPCSIYHLEGYCD, from the exons ATGGCCGGAGTATCATGGGCGATGTCTCTGCTGTTACTACTGGCGCTCCACCCTCCGATGGTGTCCGCAGCCCCCGCCCAACACCTGTGCGGCTCTCGCCTGGTCGATGCCCTCTACTTCGTTTGCGGAGAGCGAGGCTTTTTCTACAGTCGCAACCGACCCTACAAGCGGGATTTAGATCATCTGCTCG GGTTCCTGTCCAAAAGGGCCAGACAGGAGCAGCAGCGGTCGATGGAGAGTCATAGCGAGCCCAAGGTGAAGAGAGGCATCGTGGAGCAGTGCTGCCACAGGCCGTGCAGCATTTACCACCTGGAGGGCTACTGCGACTGA